The following are encoded in a window of Pseudalgibacter alginicilyticus genomic DNA:
- a CDS encoding LytR/AlgR family response regulator transcription factor: MMNIAVIDDEQHCTDRLLALLEPYKDKIETICFDTVDGAIKGIETLHPNIVFLDVQLHDKTGFDVLSSISNRNFCLIFTTAYEQYAIEAFKFSAIDYLLKPIAKDDFENAIRKAFERVEQNQLNERINVLFSHLYKEPTIKRISIPTKEGYNFLNITDIVRCEADVNYTHIFTIDSIKHTVSKPLKHFEGLLSNHKFFRIHNSHLINLNHVKSYAKSGYVTLLDNTKLEISIRRKEEFIKVCNRI, from the coding sequence ATGATGAACATAGCCGTAATTGACGATGAACAACACTGTACGGACCGCCTCCTTGCTTTGTTAGAACCATATAAAGACAAAATAGAAACTATATGCTTTGATACCGTAGATGGAGCAATAAAGGGCATTGAAACCCTGCATCCCAACATTGTATTCCTTGATGTGCAACTGCACGATAAAACCGGATTCGATGTACTTTCGTCAATTTCTAACCGTAATTTCTGTTTGATTTTTACTACAGCTTATGAACAATATGCCATAGAAGCCTTCAAATTTTCTGCTATAGACTATTTACTGAAACCCATTGCCAAAGACGATTTTGAAAATGCCATACGAAAGGCTTTTGAGCGGGTGGAGCAAAACCAACTCAACGAACGAATCAACGTATTGTTTTCACACCTTTACAAAGAGCCTACTATAAAAAGGATAAGCATCCCTACCAAAGAGGGGTATAATTTTCTCAATATCACAGATATTGTAAGGTGTGAAGCTGATGTGAACTATACCCATATTTTCACAATAGACAGCATAAAACACACCGTTTCAAAGCCCTTGAAACATTTTGAAGGACTTTTATCTAATCACAAATTTTTCAGGATACACAATTCGCACCTTATCAATCTGAATCACGTTAAATCCTATGCTAAAAGTGGCTATGTAACTCTTTTGGATAATACCAAATTGGAGATTTCTATCAGAAGAAAAGAGGAGTTTATAAAGGTTTGTAACAGGATTTAA
- a CDS encoding tetratricopeptide repeat-containing sensor histidine kinase produces MKGVFTLLFLFVSCALANGQELQKELDLLLNRIASLPASDTTAINLRNNYTKQALFANPADSTLTDFAQQTLVNAKKTTYPKGIMLAYERLALISQYAFSNPYKALDYYHKALSVAEHNPSLSYLKWGILGGIATIHYEQEEYEKALHGFKEILQNNKALELTATANIANVYGALRKTDSAIFYYKKALTLKQLETNPTYKANLYSNLSLMYENAGNAEEAVISVEKSLGLIDAYGIEFVRPTAYANASMAYLKTGNLEKSEYFAKESLKLSETQENLFMQKSAWGTLADVFTAKGEYKKALEAHIKFSSLKDSLNNQNRRVEIARKQMAFDFENEHILIEAEIKRQATIKRAFVLGGIGLLLMSILGFILYKRKRDTLAQKQEAEFKALVSDTELKALRAQMNPHFIFNSLNSIGDYILKNDTTFAQDYLTRFAKLMRMSLENSEFKEIPLSEDLKFIELYLQVESKRLPDRFSYTVKIANDIDAENTLVPPLILQPFIENSIWHGFKSKDSNGHILVEIKKVDGILVCSVDDNGSGRNQTGTESHNKKSMGITITENRIKILNKQKNANGKLQIIDKPNDSGTRIEISLPLQTAF; encoded by the coding sequence ATGAAGGGTGTTTTTACATTACTTTTTCTATTCGTTTCCTGTGCTTTAGCTAACGGTCAGGAGCTACAAAAGGAGCTTGATTTACTGTTAAACCGTATTGCATCATTGCCTGCCTCCGATACAACAGCTATCAATCTTAGAAACAATTACACCAAGCAAGCCCTATTTGCCAACCCTGCTGACAGTACATTAACGGATTTTGCCCAACAAACCTTAGTAAATGCCAAAAAAACAACATATCCAAAAGGAATTATGTTGGCGTATGAACGTTTGGCACTCATCAGTCAATATGCATTTTCAAATCCCTACAAAGCCTTAGACTACTACCATAAAGCCCTTTCCGTAGCAGAACACAATCCTTCTTTAAGTTATTTAAAGTGGGGCATCCTTGGTGGAATTGCCACCATTCATTACGAGCAGGAAGAATATGAAAAGGCATTGCATGGATTTAAGGAAATTTTACAAAACAACAAAGCATTAGAACTTACGGCTACTGCCAATATTGCCAATGTTTACGGGGCGTTGAGAAAAACCGATTCGGCTATTTTCTATTACAAAAAAGCCCTTACACTTAAACAATTAGAGACAAACCCTACATACAAGGCTAATTTATACAGTAATTTGTCACTAATGTATGAAAACGCTGGAAATGCAGAAGAAGCCGTAATATCTGTTGAAAAAAGTTTGGGCTTGATCGACGCTTATGGTATTGAATTTGTTCGCCCCACTGCATATGCCAATGCGTCTATGGCTTATCTAAAAACCGGGAACCTTGAAAAATCTGAATATTTTGCTAAAGAATCATTAAAGCTAAGCGAAACACAAGAAAACCTGTTTATGCAAAAATCGGCTTGGGGGACTTTGGCCGATGTTTTTACTGCTAAAGGTGAATACAAAAAAGCCCTGGAAGCCCACATTAAATTTTCCTCACTAAAAGACAGTCTGAACAACCAAAACCGCAGAGTAGAAATAGCCCGCAAGCAAATGGCGTTTGATTTTGAAAATGAACACATACTCATAGAAGCCGAAATAAAACGGCAAGCCACCATAAAAAGAGCTTTCGTTTTGGGCGGAATCGGACTGCTATTGATGTCTATTTTAGGCTTTATCCTGTACAAACGCAAAAGGGATACACTAGCACAGAAGCAAGAAGCCGAGTTTAAAGCTTTGGTTTCAGACACCGAACTGAAAGCACTTCGTGCACAGATGAACCCGCATTTTATCTTTAATTCACTCAACTCCATAGGCGATTATATTTTGAAAAACGACACCACTTTCGCTCAGGACTACCTAACCCGATTTGCGAAACTGATGCGGATGTCGCTCGAAAATTCGGAATTCAAAGAAATACCGTTAAGCGAAGACTTGAAATTCATAGAACTCTATCTGCAAGTGGAATCCAAAAGGCTTCCGGACAGATTCTCCTATACGGTAAAAATAGCCAACGATATTGATGCCGAAAACACCCTTGTCCCACCGCTAATCTTACAGCCATTTATAGAGAACAGCATTTGGCACGGCTTTAAATCCAAAGATTCCAACGGGCATATTTTGGTGGAAATAAAAAAAGTAGATGGCATACTGGTTTGCAGCGTGGACGACAACGGCTCGGGAAGAAACCAAACCGGAACGGAATCCCACAATAAAAAATCAATGGGCATTACTATTACTGAAAACCGTATAAAAATTCTGAATAAACAGAAAAACGCAAATGGTAAACTTCAAATTATAGACAAGCCCAATGATTCAGGTACCCGGATTGAAATAAGCCTTCCACTGCAAACCGCTTTTTAA
- a CDS encoding PspC domain-containing protein, with protein sequence MDTQNILNFFSRPGTSLLGVCSRLSQKLNLPPVGVRTAFVVLTLLMIPLGVIAYICFYLATAQNKNRVITFGLLGAVLGVPLSYYFQSDIIKNYGGNSGMFSYLRNFTKIVDQYDKFLGNGWDIVFNVFFSVLIFALVGGAIGYYLDKKGN encoded by the coding sequence ATGGATACACAAAATATACTCAATTTTTTTTCCCGACCAGGAACATCGCTTTTGGGAGTTTGCAGCAGGCTTTCTCAAAAACTTAACCTGCCGCCCGTGGGTGTCAGGACAGCTTTTGTAGTCCTTACACTTTTGATGATTCCGTTGGGAGTCATTGCTTATATATGTTTTTATTTGGCAACAGCTCAAAACAAAAACAGGGTGATAACCTTTGGGTTACTCGGAGCTGTATTGGGTGTGCCTTTGAGTTATTATTTTCAGTCAGACATTATCAAAAATTACGGTGGAAATAGTGGAATGTTTAGCTACCTGAGAAATTTCACCAAAATAGTGGACCAATACGATAAGTTTTTAGGTAATGGTTGGGACATTGTTTTCAATGTTTTTTTCAGTGTGCTGATCTTTGCTTTAGTCGGCGGTGCCATCGGATATTATTTGGATAAAAAAGGTAATTAA
- a CDS encoding type II toxin-antitoxin system RelE/ParE family toxin — MTKYRLSNEAKNDLIRIHHYGVKKFGMTQADKYFESFFKYFEIIAQSPFSFESVDHIKKDYRRCVCGVDSIYFKVNEDIVEIMAIVGRQDLIEKL, encoded by the coding sequence ATGACTAAATATAGATTAAGCAATGAAGCTAAAAATGACTTGATACGGATTCATCATTACGGTGTAAAAAAATTTGGAATGACTCAAGCGGACAAATACTTTGAATCATTTTTTAAATATTTTGAAATTATTGCACAAAGCCCCTTTTCATTTGAATCGGTTGACCATATTAAAAAAGACTACAGACGTTGTGTTTGTGGAGTTGATAGCATTTATTTTAAAGTAAATGAGGATATTGTAGAAATAATGGCAATTGTCGGCAGACAAGATTTAATTGAAAAACTATAA
- a CDS encoding ribbon-helix-helix domain-containing protein codes for MARQSISFTKPNDEWLKTQVDKKEYSSKSELINDLIRQARKQQVEINWIRAKLEKAENSGFTNESKNEILAQSKSLLND; via the coding sequence ATGGCAAGACAAAGTATATCATTCACTAAGCCAAACGATGAATGGCTAAAAACTCAAGTGGATAAAAAAGAGTATTCAAGTAAGAGTGAATTAATAAATGACTTAATTAGACAAGCCCGAAAACAACAAGTTGAAATTAACTGGATTCGCGCTAAATTGGAGAAAGCGGAAAATAGTGGGTTTACAAATGAAAGTAAAAATGAAATTTTAGCTCAATCAAAGTCTTTACTTAATGACTAA
- a CDS encoding IS110 family transposase: MNKYKETFGVDISKDVFDVYGTLSGHNQYKNDESGFVKFLKELPDTALVVMEATGYYHYRLAQFLYKNKIVVSVVNPLSIKRFIQMKLAKVKTDKSDAKSICDYALINAVPIYNALTDVQSECLQLFRLLDVYLKHRTATKNKLHGEETLGIPSRYVYRSLKRNKKHLDKEISAIELKLLSLIKQEQQEQLTLLRTVPGIGQKTALFLIVITDGFSKFEHAAQLCSYVGITPTIRESGSSVKGRSRISKVGNRKLRNLLFLCSFNACKHNKACRELYERIVNKGKSKKVALIAVANKLIKQCFAIAKSGTAYDETYVSVLLK; encoded by the coding sequence ATGAATAAATATAAAGAAACTTTTGGAGTTGACATCAGCAAAGATGTATTTGATGTTTATGGTACCCTTTCGGGTCATAATCAGTACAAAAATGATGAATCAGGATTCGTTAAGTTTCTAAAAGAATTACCAGATACAGCCTTAGTGGTTATGGAAGCAACAGGTTATTATCATTATCGGCTTGCTCAGTTTTTGTACAAAAATAAAATAGTAGTTTCTGTGGTAAATCCTTTATCCATTAAGCGTTTTATTCAAATGAAATTAGCCAAAGTAAAGACAGATAAGAGCGATGCTAAATCGATATGTGATTATGCCTTAATCAATGCAGTACCCATATACAATGCGCTCACAGATGTACAGAGTGAATGTTTACAGCTATTTAGATTGTTAGATGTTTATCTAAAACACCGTACAGCAACCAAGAACAAGCTACACGGGGAAGAGACTTTGGGCATACCATCAAGGTATGTGTACCGTTCATTAAAACGTAATAAAAAGCATCTAGACAAAGAGATTTCTGCTATCGAATTGAAACTTCTATCATTAATCAAACAAGAGCAGCAAGAACAACTAACATTGCTTAGAACTGTTCCTGGCATAGGTCAGAAAACAGCATTGTTTTTAATTGTTATAACCGATGGTTTTTCAAAGTTTGAACACGCAGCACAGTTATGTAGTTACGTTGGAATTACACCTACCATAAGGGAGTCTGGCAGTAGTGTTAAAGGTAGATCACGGATAAGTAAAGTCGGTAATAGGAAACTACGCAATCTATTATTTCTATGTTCGTTTAATGCCTGTAAGCATAATAAAGCGTGTCGGGAACTTTATGAGCGTATAGTAAACAAAGGAAAGAGCAAGAAAGTGGCATTAATAGCTGTAGCTAATAAGCTGATTAAACAATGCTTTGCAATTGCGAAATCAGGCACAGCGTATGATGAAACTTACGTTTCTGTATTGCTTAAGTAA
- a CDS encoding DUF7281 domain-containing protein, whose translation MKLTLKIAKVLVQLINGESIPNHSAKSRLIDDLVSENIITRKGKHKKSLDLINKTDLHTYLANQLQVNDLNKYVLALENENSTRAELVKITTDSKKSKERAFKGFLLNSYSSIKAELNNATIIINPTKGSFVFIYDYESFKIPKEITVIGVENAKNFSQIQEQKYLFKNINPLFVSRYPQNQNKDFIKWMNSIPNNYMHFGDFDIAGIGIYLNEYKKHLLRKATFFIPENIKSDLRNNGNRERFDNQKMNFKIESIQESKILELIEIIKLEKKGLDQEYYIETDSQR comes from the coding sequence ATGAAATTAACATTAAAAATAGCAAAAGTATTAGTACAACTAATCAATGGAGAATCTATTCCTAATCACTCTGCTAAAAGTAGATTAATTGACGATTTAGTATCTGAGAATATTATAACTCGAAAAGGAAAGCACAAAAAGTCATTAGACTTAATAAATAAAACGGATTTACACACCTATTTAGCAAATCAATTACAAGTTAATGATTTGAATAAATATGTTTTAGCATTAGAAAATGAAAATTCAACTCGTGCGGAACTTGTAAAGATTACAACAGATTCTAAAAAATCAAAAGAGAGAGCCTTTAAAGGCTTTTTATTGAATAGTTATAGTTCTATAAAAGCTGAACTGAATAATGCAACCATAATCATCAATCCTACTAAAGGAAGCTTTGTTTTTATATATGACTATGAATCTTTCAAAATTCCAAAAGAAATAACAGTTATTGGAGTTGAGAATGCTAAAAATTTTAGTCAGATTCAAGAACAAAAATACTTGTTTAAAAATATAAATCCTTTGTTCGTTTCACGTTATCCACAAAACCAAAATAAAGATTTTATAAAATGGATGAATTCTATCCCAAATAATTATATGCATTTTGGAGATTTCGATATTGCAGGAATTGGAATTTACCTTAATGAATATAAAAAGCATTTATTAAGAAAAGCGACTTTTTTTATTCCTGAGAATATTAAAAGTGATTTAAGAAATAATGGTAACAGGGAACGATTTGATAATCAAAAAATGAATTTCAAAATTGAAAGCATACAGGAGTCAAAAATTTTAGAATTGATTGAGATAATTAAATTAGAAAAAAAAGGTTTAGACCAAGAATATTATATAGAAACAGATAGCCAACGCTAA
- a CDS encoding ATP-binding protein, producing MRYLNKIVFINSASVQYAEIELDGNVHLIGTQGVGKSTLLRAILFFYNANKTKLGIPREKKGFDDYYFQYQNSYIIYEIIKDNIPFCVLAYKVNGKVAFRFFNSEYKRELFIDKDNRAFESWDKIRNAFGKEIYYTNLIKSYEDFRRIIYGDNNGLKPELKKYALIESKQYQNIPRTIQNVLLNTNLEAKFIKDTIINSLNEEEFIIDIENYSKNHLRDFETQINDIKIWFKENRKGQIVVRKQADKIIDRFRVYNFLKREKKELAYELASRLNYIENEKPILYSSYSKENNELNEISKKRENLAKTHRRREQDIVSDIKLITTELAKAKLKQAEYDNQSIKKIISKVAKKDALTIEQKTLRDEKNLLTSKFTEISQKFQALISQIQNQQQEFTNTQNAEINKIQRAFGENKTSIFDTYQILINQIKEENKDEVDKGYNVLEKIKENENSLKRNKSELKHKTFFSTEIEKSKDDKKTLEDKISSSKIIVLNSTNQTTTIRKEWELETKEVERINNSSVEKEKEKSQKIAFEIEKIENKIQQSKSSLYGWLNDNNIPNWQNTIGKVIDEDSVLFNTELNPKLIDSTSSTLFGIELNLNTLKNSIKTVKEYNQEIEEYKAKIVEVQNTIKQLNANKEESLKKLKTKFKKKLNSLKEVIAENEYTISQNEEKLKKNKIDLYEWISKAKSEKEAILQKLENDLDEVASKKLKAEDNLEVIKKGIRRKTSLKEKERDSEIKSIEEIRNNTISEIKTSISNGKEVSDKRIQEIKKEQTSELDNKGADTKRLNIIDGRLNDIEKDLDYIKENETIVIEYNKDKRELFDKVPQLKVDKTSLEKKQASIVNEHKIELNKINSKYSKQEQFVNSIKSKIDEFDADENKILEFKEKSETYKSIHIYFSEPIREVVETKTAISIITEINDKHYKGIETFKELQQSTNAFTGNFSEQNIFSFKVKLNEDIEFLNFASELKEFIELDKINEYEKRVNDRFAHIIRLIGRETTELNSKKGEIEKIIKKINDDFVGKNFVQAIKGMEMKTLESSNPIVKLLIQIKEYNDENSIALGETNLFTSSESNSKNQKAVDLLKQLVKELIKSKSTTLTLSESFDLQFRIIENDNDSGWVEKLSNVGSEGTDVLVKAMINILLLNVFKDSASKKFKDFKLHCMMDEIGRLHPNNVKGILRFANERNILLINGSPTSQNATDYKYTYKLAKEQSKSNTKKYITKINRLVKVNTKVLN from the coding sequence ATGAGATACCTGAATAAAATAGTTTTTATAAATAGTGCATCTGTACAATACGCAGAAATTGAATTAGACGGAAATGTTCATTTAATTGGAACGCAAGGTGTCGGAAAAAGCACCTTACTTCGTGCTATTTTATTTTTCTACAATGCAAATAAAACGAAGCTTGGGATACCGAGAGAGAAAAAGGGATTTGATGATTATTATTTTCAATATCAAAACTCATATATTATTTACGAAATTATAAAAGACAACATTCCTTTTTGTGTTTTAGCTTACAAAGTAAATGGAAAAGTTGCGTTCAGGTTTTTTAATTCTGAGTATAAGCGAGAATTATTTATCGATAAAGATAATAGAGCTTTTGAAAGTTGGGATAAAATCAGAAATGCTTTTGGTAAAGAGATTTATTACACAAATTTAATAAAGAGTTATGAAGATTTTCGTAGAATCATTTATGGAGATAATAATGGATTAAAGCCTGAACTTAAAAAGTATGCTTTAATAGAAAGTAAGCAATATCAAAATATACCAAGAACTATTCAAAACGTACTTCTCAACACTAATTTAGAAGCAAAATTTATTAAAGACACCATAATAAATTCTCTAAATGAGGAGGAATTTATTATAGACATTGAGAATTATTCTAAAAATCATTTACGTGATTTTGAAACTCAAATTAACGATATTAAAATATGGTTTAAAGAAAATAGAAAAGGGCAAATTGTAGTTAGGAAACAAGCTGATAAAATTATTGATAGATTCAGAGTTTACAATTTCCTAAAAAGGGAAAAGAAAGAGCTAGCTTATGAATTAGCATCTAGACTGAATTATATAGAAAATGAAAAGCCAATTTTATATTCTAGTTATTCTAAAGAGAATAATGAGTTAAATGAGATATCGAAGAAGAGAGAAAACTTAGCAAAAACGCATCGAAGAAGAGAGCAAGATATTGTTTCGGATATAAAACTAATCACAACAGAATTAGCAAAAGCAAAACTGAAACAAGCTGAATATGATAATCAAAGCATCAAAAAAATAATTTCAAAAGTTGCCAAGAAAGATGCTTTAACTATTGAGCAAAAAACTTTAAGAGACGAAAAAAATCTGCTAACCTCTAAATTCACAGAAATTAGTCAAAAATTTCAAGCTCTCATTTCCCAAATTCAAAATCAACAACAAGAGTTTACCAATACGCAAAACGCAGAAATCAACAAAATACAGCGTGCTTTTGGAGAGAATAAGACTTCAATATTTGATACCTATCAAATATTGATAAATCAAATTAAAGAAGAAAACAAAGATGAAGTTGATAAAGGTTACAATGTTTTAGAAAAAATAAAAGAAAATGAAAATAGCCTAAAGAGAAACAAATCAGAATTAAAACATAAAACCTTTTTCTCTACAGAAATTGAGAAGAGTAAAGACGATAAAAAAACACTTGAAGACAAAATTTCAAGTTCGAAAATCATAGTTCTAAATTCAACAAATCAAACAACTACAATTCGTAAAGAATGGGAATTAGAGACAAAAGAGGTTGAAAGGATTAATAATTCATCAGTTGAGAAAGAAAAAGAAAAAAGTCAAAAAATAGCATTTGAAATCGAGAAAATTGAAAACAAAATTCAACAAAGTAAATCTTCTCTTTACGGCTGGCTAAATGACAATAATATTCCTAATTGGCAAAACACCATAGGTAAAGTAATTGATGAAGATAGTGTGTTATTCAACACGGAACTAAACCCGAAACTAATTGATAGTACTTCTTCTACCCTATTTGGTATAGAGTTAAACTTAAACACCTTAAAAAACAGTATTAAAACTGTCAAAGAATACAATCAAGAAATTGAGGAATATAAAGCTAAGATTGTTGAAGTTCAAAATACTATTAAGCAACTTAATGCAAATAAAGAGGAAAGTTTAAAAAAGCTAAAAACTAAATTTAAGAAAAAACTAAATAGTCTTAAAGAAGTTATTGCAGAAAATGAATATACAATATCACAAAACGAAGAAAAGTTAAAGAAAAATAAGATTGATTTATATGAATGGATTTCAAAAGCTAAATCGGAAAAAGAAGCTATTTTACAAAAACTAGAAAATGATTTAGATGAGGTTGCGTCAAAGAAATTAAAAGCTGAAGACAACCTAGAAGTTATTAAGAAAGGAATAAGGCGTAAAACAAGCTTAAAAGAAAAGGAACGGGATTCTGAAATTAAATCTATAGAAGAAATCAGAAACAATACCATTTCCGAAATAAAAACTTCTATCTCAAATGGTAAAGAAGTATCAGATAAACGTATTCAAGAGATCAAAAAAGAACAAACCTCAGAATTAGACAACAAAGGAGCTGACACGAAAAGACTCAATATAATTGATGGTAGATTAAACGATATAGAAAAAGACTTAGATTATATAAAAGAGAACGAAACAATTGTTATTGAGTACAACAAAGACAAAAGAGAACTCTTTGACAAAGTGCCTCAACTAAAAGTTGATAAAACTAGTTTAGAAAAAAAACAAGCTTCAATAGTTAATGAACACAAAATTGAGTTGAATAAAATCAATTCAAAATATTCTAAACAAGAGCAATTTGTAAATTCAATAAAATCTAAGATTGATGAATTTGATGCTGACGAAAATAAAATTTTAGAGTTTAAAGAAAAATCGGAAACCTACAAAAGCATCCACATTTATTTTTCTGAGCCAATTAGAGAAGTTGTTGAGACAAAAACTGCTATTTCAATTATCACAGAAATAAATGACAAACATTATAAAGGAATCGAGACATTTAAAGAGTTACAACAATCTACAAATGCATTTACAGGTAATTTTAGCGAACAAAATATATTTAGCTTTAAAGTAAAATTAAATGAAGATATTGAATTTTTAAACTTTGCATCTGAACTTAAAGAATTTATCGAATTGGATAAAATTAACGAATATGAAAAACGTGTAAATGACAGATTTGCACATATCATTCGCTTAATAGGGAGAGAAACAACTGAACTGAACTCTAAAAAAGGAGAAATTGAAAAAATAATTAAAAAAATTAATGATGATTTTGTTGGTAAAAACTTTGTACAAGCCATCAAAGGAATGGAAATGAAAACTTTAGAAAGTTCTAATCCCATAGTCAAATTATTAATTCAGATAAAAGAGTATAATGATGAAAATAGTATTGCTTTAGGAGAAACAAATCTTTTTACTTCGTCAGAAAGTAATTCAAAAAATCAAAAAGCGGTAGATTTATTAAAACAACTAGTCAAAGAATTAATAAAGTCAAAAAGCACAACTCTAACACTTTCAGAGTCTTTTGATTTACAATTTAGAATAATAGAGAATGATAATGATTCTGGATGGGTTGAAAAACTTTCTAATGTTGGTAGTGAGGGAACAGATGTTTTAGTAAAAGCTATGATAAACATTTTACTTCTAAATGTTTTTAAAGATAGTGCTTCTAAAAAATTCAAAGACTTTAAATTACATTGTATGATGGATGAAATAGGAAGACTTCACCCAAATAATGTTAAAGGGATTTTAAGATTTGCGAACGAAAGAAACATTTTACTAATTAATGGCTCACCAACAAGTCAAAATGCTACAGATTATAAATACACATATAAACTTGCAAAAGAACAATCTAAAAGCAACACTAAAAAATACATCACAAAAATTAATCGATTGGTTAAAGTAAATACCAAAGTTCTTAATTAA
- a CDS encoding condensin complex protein MksE yields MITKYTSEIFDVLRKGQFICSNSPDDDIQKLYKVLEDDETFEDLYEYFYQINYILEQGNEYFYFSRIENNADLDRKLEKAFNWIDILDFFKTFDSSFDVGFRFSPSDIVNQLKNNADLKTKLEQLKKIGVDKKSYSDRIKKIIEKLEKDNFITLENEISETYKVLTSLNYLKDIITTINIPEEIENEIPE; encoded by the coding sequence ATGATTACAAAATATACATCTGAAATATTTGACGTACTTCGCAAAGGACAATTCATCTGTTCAAACAGTCCAGATGATGACATTCAAAAACTTTATAAGGTTTTAGAGGATGACGAAACTTTTGAAGATTTATACGAATACTTTTATCAAATCAACTACATCTTAGAACAAGGCAATGAATATTTCTATTTCAGTCGTATAGAAAATAATGCAGACTTAGACAGAAAACTAGAAAAAGCATTTAATTGGATTGACATACTAGACTTTTTTAAAACTTTTGATTCTTCTTTTGATGTAGGCTTTAGATTTTCACCATCAGACATTGTAAATCAACTAAAAAACAATGCAGATTTAAAAACCAAACTAGAACAATTAAAAAAAATAGGTGTTGACAAAAAAAGTTACTCAGATAGGATAAAAAAAATAATTGAGAAACTAGAAAAAGATAATTTTATAACATTAGAAAATGAGATTTCAGAAACTTACAAAGTACTTACCTCATTAAATTATTTGAAAGACATTATAACAACTATTAATATTCCAGAAGAAATAGAAAATGAGATACCTGAATAA